The following nucleotide sequence is from Catonella massiliensis.
GCTTTATCCTGAGCTTACCGGTGAGTACAAGGACAAGATGACTGAGTAATCAGAACTATACATTAACTACTGAAAGGAACATTATGAGCTACGAAACTATGACCTACCTCATCTATGCACTTATCTTCCTCTTCGGTATCACCATAGGCAGCTTCTTAAATGTCTGCATCTATCGTATACCAAGGGGTGAGACAGTGGTGACTACACCTTCGCATTGTATGACCTGTGGTCATAAGCTAAGTTGGTTCGAGTTGCTTCCTTTGTTTTCCTACATCTTCCTGGGCGGAAGGTGTAGGAGTTGTAAAAGTCATATTTCACCTCAATACCCTATAATTGAGGGGCTAAATGGCTTCTTATACGTACTTGTATTTGCAGTAAACGGATTGAACGTAATATCCATTATTTATGCATTATTTACGTCAGCACTTATAGTGCTTACGGTAATAGATTGGAGGACTTATGAGATTCCAATCAGTATTAATATCTTCATATTGGTACTTGGATGTCTTAAGGTGGTCTTGGATTTTAACAACTTCCCTGACTACCTTATAGGCTTTTTTATAGTAAGTGGTTTTCTTCTTATTCTGTATATGATAACAAAGGGCAGAGCTATAGGAGGAGGAGACATTAAGCTTATGGCTGCAGCAGGGCTCTTGCTTGGCTGGCAGTTGATTGTACTGGCATTTTTTATAGGCTGTATACTAGGCTCTATGCTTCACCTCATACGTATGAAGGTGCAAGGTGCAGAGAGGATGCTTGCGATGGGTCCCTACCTCTCGGCGGGATTATTTATAGCTATGCTTTGGGGCAATGGTTTTATAGAATGGTATTTAAGCAGTTTTTGATATAAACAATAAACTTTAATTTGGAGAATAACATGGAAAACAGAGTACTAAGTATTGAATGCGGACGAAGCCTTGTTAGGGTTCTTGAGGTATCCTGCGGAGGAAGGGAAACAAAGATATACAACTCATTTTTGTTTTCTACGCCTAACAATATGTTCGAGCAGAATGACTCAGAAGAGTTTGCAAGCGTATTGCAGGCAGAATTGAAGAGAAGGAAGATAACCACCAAGAAGGTTGTCTTTGTCATCAATTCAAGCCGTATGGCTACCAGAGAGGTTATCATTCCTGCAGTAAAGGAGAGCAGGATAGATGACCTTATTTCAGCTAATGCCTCAGAATACTTTCCGGTAGACCTCTCCCAATATGTACTCGTACATGAGATTATAGAGAAATTCACAGAGGGGGAGACAAAGAAGTACAGGCTAAACGTCCTGGCTATTCCCCGCGACATCATAGAGTTCTATGAGTGCCTGGCAAGGGACATAGGACTTAGCCTATACGGTATGGGCTATACCGGCAATGCCTCCAAGCTTCTTATGCAAGGTGAAAGTGCAGAAGGAATCAGGGCATTACTTAAAATAGACGGACGTTCCTCTATACTTACCATAATGGATGGTGATAGAATTGAACTCCAGCGTCATATAAGCTACGGTGTATCTGAGGCTGTATCCATAGTGTGTGAGAATGGAATGTATGGCCGTCCTGACTTTGCCAGTGGACTTGAGGTGCTATATGATAACAACCTCCTCTTTGATGAGGCAGTGGATGCAAACGGAGACGGCGTATATGAAGACTACGAGGTAATTGCTTCAAATGCTGAGTATAAGCTAAAGGAGGATGTCACCGAAAGCCTTAGGATGCTATCAGGCAGTGTAGCCAGAATCCTCGACTATTATCTCTCAAGGATTCAGGGAATCAAGATAGAGAAGATAGATGTAATCGGTATTGGTGCCGAGATAAAGGGCTTTATGGAGTTCCTTACTTCTGAGTTTGGCATTCATACTGAGAAGATGCCTCCGCTTAGGACCTTCCACATAGTGAAAAATGAAGAGGAGGTAGAAAAGCACCTTGCAGCATATTACTCCTGTATCGGTGTGACCCTTAAGGGAGGACTCCTTCCTGCTATCAATAAAAGAAGACTTGAGGCCTCCTCTAAGTCAGGTGGGGGTGAAGCCACTACAAGCATAGGTGCATTGGTTATCCCTTCAGTTATCAGTGCTGTCTTTGTAATTGGAGCTGCGGCCTGGTTTATACTGGCATACTTTGATTACAATTCAGCAAAGGAGAAGAATGCTTCGCTTAATACACAGATAACAGCCTACTCTTACATAGAAGAGGTTGAAAAGGCTAACCTCATCGCCAAGGCTGACTACGACTGGATGAGCTCTGCGGTTAAGCTTACAGAGTCTAATAACAACGGCTTAAAGTCCCTTATAGAGGAGCTTGAGAGAAGGATGCCTTCAGAGATACGTGTGCTCTCCTTCAATGCTTTGCCTGACAGGATATCTCTTAATATAACCGTCAGCAACAAAGAAGCTGTAGCAGATATCATCAAGCGTATGAGAGAGATAAACAATGTAATTGTAACCAATGTATCTACGATTTCAGAGACAAAGGGCAAGGATGACAGGGTAGAGGTTAACTTCTCGCTGGATGTCATATATATAAATACAGACGCAGGAAAGGCTGCTGAAGACGCAGTTAAAGCAGAAGATGGCGAAGTTACCGGAGTAGAAAGCACAGATAATGCTGCAAGCGAAGGTGCTGTAACAGGTACAGAAGGTAGTGATACTACTGCGAGTGAAGGCGCTGTAACAGAAGCAGAAGGTATGGATAACACTGCCACAGACAAGAAGACTTCAGACACAGAGGCTTCCGGTGGCACTTCATCAGCTACAGAAAGTGGAAAGGGGGAATAAGAGATGTCGATATCAGAAAGAGATAAGAAGATATTAATAGTATTTGTTGGCATTCTTATATTTGCCCTCGTGTATTATTTTCCTATAAGAAGTTATACGGAAGACGCAGAGAAGCTAAATACTGAGAATGTAGGCCTTACCGCAAAGCTTGCAGAGCTTGAGGCAAAGGTCGCAAGGGAGTCTGAGATAAAGGCTGAGACTACCAACTATGAAGCAGATACCTTGGCTTTGGTAGCAAAGTTCCCATCCTTCTTACAGGTTGAGAATGAGATAATGGATATAGTAGGACTTGAGAAAGAGCTTAAGGTAGAGGTTCCGCTCATTACTGTCAATACCCCTGTAGAGATGAAGGGCTCCGATACGCCTGAAGCAGAGACCACGCAAGCTCCACCACAGGAAGTGGCTACAGAGGAAGCCCCTGAGGCAGCCCCTGAGGAAGCCTCTGCTACAGAAGCTCCTGCGGCTGATGAGACTGGGGTGGCACCTGCTGCGGCAAATAAGTATAAGCTCTATGATATGTCTACCAACATCAACTACAAGGGCGGATACGACAGCCTAAAGAAATTCCTTGACAAGATAGCTAAGTCTACCGACAAAAAGAGCATCAACTCGGTATCGCTTACCTTTGATAACAAGACAGGGAATCTGGACGGCAATATAGTATACGATTCATATTTCCTTGCAGGAAGCGACAGACCTTATGAAGAGATTATCACCAAGACTATCAGGCACGGCACTAAGAACATATTCGGAACTGTAGACACATCTAAGGCAAATAGCGATGGAGCAGACGAATAAAGCACTAAAACGAAATTGTCAGAGTTTGCGGTATGGCTATTAACATACGCAAACTCTGATTGGATATAACATACATAAAAGGAGAGGAAGTGAGGCTGCAGAATATGAAAAATCATAAAAAAATATGCTCTGACAAAGGTTTTTCTCTTATAGAGATTATAATTGCAATCGCTATACTTGCAATTATTACTCTCCCTTTATTAAATGCATTCGTAACTTCTTCCAAGATGAATGCCCTCTCCAGGAACAAGCTCTTAGCTATAGAGACAGGCAAGAATATAATGGAGGAGCTAAAGGGCTACAATTTGGCGGATATTATTAAGTTAGGCTCGCCTAATATCACCTCTCCTACCATATTTGGCAATACAGGCTTTGAAGAGCTTGACTATAACCCTTCTACACACAAGTACGTAGTGGCGGCGCATAAAAGCCTAAGACAAAGCCACACAGGCAGGGATTATGATTTTTACCCTAAGGCAGGCGGTAAGTATTATTTTTACTTAAAGAACATTGAGGGAGAAGGCTTTACTACTAATGCTCTTATAACAGTATCAAAGCCTTCCATTACCGCAGATAATATAGACAAAATCACACCTGTAAGTACAGACAAGGATATACTGATTGATGCTACACTTAGTGCGGGAGATGCTGCCACAAAGATGTTAAACGATCCCTTACTAAGCTCTAGTGTCAAGCATAATGTGAGTGCAAGCACCCTAAGAAGGGAAATACATATAACTGTTACAGGTACGGAAATTGTCACAGTTAAGACTGAATTTAATTATTATGTAAACGGGAGTGCTTCCCCTGTCACAGGACTTAGTGACTTAAGAACTGAAGAAAGTGACTCCCCTAAGGATGAGCTAAGAAGCATATATTTATTCTTAGCGCCTTGGAATAACTCGACAGGAGATGAGAAGATAGTTATAGACAATCCATTAAATAAAAAGTTCAAGCTCTACATTGTAAAGCAGGATACAGGAAACTTAGGAAATAAGATGATAATCTTAGATGTAAGGGATGGAAATATTAACTTTGCAGAAAAGAGCCCTGTTAAGGTATTTACCAATGTTGCAGACACTAACTTTAGATGCAGGTATTATCGTGGTTCCCAGCCTTATACTACTGATAAAATTGATGTGAATATGTCTCTTGTTGAAAGCAAGTCTGCTGATGAGGTAAACAGCTTCGCAAGGTTATATGATATAGAGGTTAAGGTATTTAACTCCAATGTGGATGAAAATGGCATTGCAGGTGCAGAGCCACTAATGACATTGACAGGAGGTATGTCCAATTGATGAAGAGAAACGACAATAGAGGTTCTTCTATACTTATGGTTATCCTGGTGGTAGCAGGGATAGGCGTGATGGCTGCCATTGCGCTCTGGGTATCACTGCGCAATGTCCAGATGAAGACCACTGATGCCGAGATAAAGGAAAGCTTCTACTCCGCAGAGGGAGTGCTCGAGCAGGTAAAGGCGGGAGTAAAAGAAAAGGCGGAGGCTGCATACAAGGAAGCAGTGACCAAGGACCTGGAGAACTTTGCCAAGTACAATAACAGCAGTCAGACGCCTGTGGGTGCGGTATCATCCACTGTATCTGAGAAGGCCCGCAGGGCAGAAGACTTCAAGAGGAACTTTAAGGATACTTTTAAGAGAAGTATTGATAGAGGTACGGCAGGCGAGTATAATATTAAGTCTATTAGTAACCTCGTAGATCAGAGCCTCTTAAACAGCCCTACATATCCTTATGCTGTTGTATCCGCTATGAATGGAGGCTTCAG
It contains:
- a CDS encoding prepilin peptidase — encoded protein: MSYETMTYLIYALIFLFGITIGSFLNVCIYRIPRGETVVTTPSHCMTCGHKLSWFELLPLFSYIFLGGRCRSCKSHISPQYPIIEGLNGFLYVLVFAVNGLNVISIIYALFTSALIVLTVIDWRTYEIPISINIFILVLGCLKVVLDFNNFPDYLIGFFIVSGFLLILYMITKGRAIGGGDIKLMAAAGLLLGWQLIVLAFFIGCILGSMLHLIRMKVQGAERMLAMGPYLSAGLFIAMLWGNGFIEWYLSSF
- a CDS encoding type IV pilus biogenesis protein PilM — encoded protein: MENRVLSIECGRSLVRVLEVSCGGRETKIYNSFLFSTPNNMFEQNDSEEFASVLQAELKRRKITTKKVVFVINSSRMATREVIIPAVKESRIDDLISANASEYFPVDLSQYVLVHEIIEKFTEGETKKYRLNVLAIPRDIIEFYECLARDIGLSLYGMGYTGNASKLLMQGESAEGIRALLKIDGRSSILTIMDGDRIELQRHISYGVSEAVSIVCENGMYGRPDFASGLEVLYDNNLLFDEAVDANGDGVYEDYEVIASNAEYKLKEDVTESLRMLSGSVARILDYYLSRIQGIKIEKIDVIGIGAEIKGFMEFLTSEFGIHTEKMPPLRTFHIVKNEEEVEKHLAAYYSCIGVTLKGGLLPAINKRRLEASSKSGGGEATTSIGALVIPSVISAVFVIGAAAWFILAYFDYNSAKEKNASLNTQITAYSYIEEVEKANLIAKADYDWMSSAVKLTESNNNGLKSLIEELERRMPSEIRVLSFNALPDRISLNITVSNKEAVADIIKRMREINNVIVTNVSTISETKGKDDRVEVNFSLDVIYINTDAGKAAEDAVKAEDGEVTGVESTDNAASEGAVTGTEGSDTTASEGAVTEAEGMDNTATDKKTSDTEASGGTSSATESGKGE
- a CDS encoding prepilin-type N-terminal cleavage/methylation domain-containing protein — protein: MKNHKKICSDKGFSLIEIIIAIAILAIITLPLLNAFVTSSKMNALSRNKLLAIETGKNIMEELKGYNLADIIKLGSPNITSPTIFGNTGFEELDYNPSTHKYVVAAHKSLRQSHTGRDYDFYPKAGGKYYFYLKNIEGEGFTTNALITVSKPSITADNIDKITPVSTDKDILIDATLSAGDAATKMLNDPLLSSSVKHNVSASTLRREIHITVTGTEIVTVKTEFNYYVNGSASPVTGLSDLRTEESDSPKDELRSIYLFLAPWNNSTGDEKIVIDNPLNKKFKLYIVKQDTGNLGNKMIILDVRDGNINFAEKSPVKVFTNVADTNFRCRYYRGSQPYTTDKIDVNMSLVESKSADEVNSFARLYDIEVKVFNSNVDENGIAGAEPLMTLTGGMSN